ATACCCAAACGTTGCATGTAACCGCAGGGGGGCATACCCAAACGCTGCAAAGCCACGTGTGCAGTACCTATATGCTTGAGCCCCCGCACCGGCACGTCCACCCGGCAGTGGAGCTTCACCTTCTCGCTGCCATAGTCAAACACGTAAATATTCTGCTGATCCGTGTACAAAAAGGCCTGCGTGTCCGTTTTGTCGTTCTCAATTAAGAGGACATTTTCCTCGAAGGGCTGcgattttatgtttattttgtcattGCTGTCCTTGCTGTTTTCAttgtcaattttgtacaGAAAGTCAGACAGGGAAAAAacgtttaaatttttattaaaaaagtagAGGCCCTTCTGCTTCGCATTGCTTATCGTGAAATTGCTGTTcgcaagttttttttcctcgctGGAGaagttttcatttcttttcttttcctcctccaccaTGCAAAAACAAGACCCATGTTGGAGTTTGAAGTACTCCGGTTCTTCGATAAACTCAATTTCGTTGATTTCTACCATTTTGTCATTGTAGCTGTGGGTGAGGGAGCACTACGCGGATGGGAGGCTGCGATCCGGGGGAAAATATGAGTGATAACATATTTGCTCGCCTCacttcaaaaaaggggtcaaAACAATGTAGCCTTCTTTTTGCAGTCTCCTCATTTTCCACCCCTcctggctgtttttttttttttttcaaaattgtatgaacaggtcaggcaGCTGCGCTCATtcgtgttcattttttttttttttttttttccccaaagcAGAGTTTCTCCTTTCACAAAAACGAGGTTTAAACAACTCACTCGCACGGTAGTAGCCAAGCAGCGATAGTAGTGCGCATATTTATGTAACAATATGTACCCCCGTGTGACGTGGCAAATTCTCAGCTTACATACAAACCtcgcatatattttacaaaaaaaaaaattaaaagcaaatCTTCGCTTTGCtagccaaaaaggggaaatcaaaagtgttgcaaaaaaaaaaaaaaaaatgaacaggtcagccatttcgaaaaaaaaatttgcaaaaaaaaaataaataaaaataaaaataaaaataaacgagcTAGCTAGCGTGTAGGCAGCTGAACCTAACGAACGAATAAAAAGGCGACACTGGCAGCTGCCAGATGAcgcttcaaatttttgtcaCCTGTACGAAggggcgaaaaaataaaattgccgTGGCGCATAATTTACGCCAATTTGGAACATCGCTCAACCGAGGTGGTCTACAACGTATTTATGCAATAGCGCATAAGCATAATCTATGTACAAGCGTGGGTGATACATAGAGGTGTACACACGTACACATTGGCACATGCTGCACATTCGTGTGTAAATGGTTCTTCCCACCATGTGAGCAGATACTCGATACGCAGCGAAAATGCGCTATTCGGGGGTCACTTCTTTACATGGTATACATAATTGACATTCCTGGAGggcaacagaaaaaagcTGCCACTACTCTCATAGTAGTTACAAAAGTAGTCCAGCAGATAGCAAGCAGATAAGGCATCCTTTCTGCCTGCACAATTTTTgttgtaaaattttgaaaataaagtaTTATTTTGATCCTTCACTTTGGtcaccatattttttaatgagaaGTTTAAATAAGTAtccgttttgttttccatGTTTGGATTTTCTTTGTTCGACATGATACAATGTTTTTCCACAAAAtgattttgttgttttttataaatattgcTATTTTTGAATGTGATTAATTCGTTTTTCACTTCGAAGGGAATTCTTCTTGTGCTGTTCCCCAGGGGAGGTTTTCTCTCGCCATTCACCTCGTTCATAAAATAGCACAGGTGTCTGCCCATATCGCTTGCCAGCATGTTCATGTGTGGTctgtaaaagtaaaaaatttcgccCCCGCATACGTGAATGTGTGCACGTGTATATATTAGCGTGGTATATGCAAGTGTGCTTCGGGAGGACTTGAACGAATGGACATTCCCTGTGGCCCCTACACTACACGTTAGAAACGACATCGTTATCTCCGTGCACACAGAAACGTTATCAAGTAAACTGTGTGTAAGCTGCAGCATGTATGAACTGGCGCAGAAAACTCCTCCCTCTCGTGCACTCGGTTACCCGTTGCATCCGATGAGAACGATCACATTGCTGTTATATATGCATTCGAACAGGTaatggaaaaaggaaaaaaaattataaatgtagCCATTAAAGTACTGGGCATAAAACAGAATGACATTTTCCTTGAGGGGTACGTCAAACTCCTTGTTGTAAATTAAATGCTTATGTCTTGCGGTGATTTTctcgtatatatatttgttctTACATCGCACACACAGGCCTGTGTTCGGGGAGTGGGTTTTACAGAGGTGCTAGGGAGCCAAGTATGCAATTGGGGAAGCATCCATTTGGAGCGGCATCCATTCACGTGGTGACCTGAACGCGCGACTGCACATGTATGACGCTCTTTCTACGATGACGCGAACGCGCCATTTGCCCGCTTCCCTTACCCATGAAACTATAACCGTAGTCAACTGACACGATGTTGTAGCTGCTAAGCGGAAGGTTCCCAATTTCGAGGACGCCGTCGTCCAAGTTTACACTCGAAATATTTAAACTGCTTGGGAGGTGCACATTATAGCAAAGCGCGCTTCTAtagtcttcatttttaagctcatttttttgcgtacttTTTTGCGTGTTGTTTTGCGTATTACTTTGCGTATTGTTTTGCGCACTTTTATGCGCACTTTTCCTGAGTCGACAAGTAGAAACGACTTTTACATACATCACCGTGGCGCGTGGGCTCCTGTTTACGACCCTTCCATCGCCTCCAACTGCACATTTGCACAAAAGGATACACATCGCCGTGATATAGAAGACCATCCCTTTCATCGTCTCttaggcattttttttctcatttaaCTGGACGCTCCTCGGAATGAATGCCAAAACGCTTTTTATgtctgcagggggggggtatGCGGGggaaataatatttctcGGTTGCGCTATGCGTAGAGACACACGTGGTAACATGCGCCAAATGGGGACACCCGCAGGGGCCCAGCTTTAGAGGCCACTCCTTACtcatattttccttcaaatcTTGGTAGTTCCTCTTTTTCGGGTTGATGCTGATTTTTTCACCTGCACATGGTCATACGAagttcaaaaaaggggggttcATTGGGGGTGCATTAGGGATGCATTAGGGGTACATTCGGAATGCCTTCTGGCCTACGTAGGGTAGGGAATCGATACGGAGGAATCTTCTCACGCGAGgatacacacacgcacacgcCTCTATATATGTGGGCTGTGAGCCTGTGTGTGTTTCCCGTTCAGTTGCTTACCTGAATCCTTGGGGGGGTTTGCCTTAACaacttcctccttcttctgtgCGTCCTTGTTCATTGGTGGGGGCTCTCAGAGTAGCAGCTGCGACTGGAGGTGCCGCTGTGGTAGGGGTTGCGACTACTTCTGCAACTACTGCCGCGACTACTGACGCGACTACTGCTGCAGCTACTGCCGCGATTACTGCCGCGATTACTGCCGTGACTACGGCCACGGCTATGGCTACGATCAAGCTCGCCCCCGCAGGTGCCCCCGTGCCTGCACAGCTACAGCTGCAATTTCGTACAACGGCATACGCCGTaggttttgttttttttttgttatttttgggGGCTCCTTTCTCCGTTTGCATTCGCCAAGACTATGCGAATTAGCAGAAAGCTCCTCGCTCGTAAGGAAGTGTGTATTTATCCtatcgcaaaaaaaaaaaaaaaaaaaagaaaaaacgggAAACAATTGTAACGcgaagttgcaaaaaaaaaaaatgggcagaaaGAGGCAGAAAAGGATCACAAAAGGGCCACAAAAGGGCCACAGAAACACCCGAGGTGGCAAAAACGCGAAGGTGGGGTAAAATATACCGAGCGGACACCCAAGgcgcgccaaaaaaaaaatttttttttttttttagcagcgACTTTCAACCGTGTAGTTGTTaggaaaggaacaaaaaggcaaaagcgGAACAGAaacaagcaaaaataaaagctagtaaaaaaaaaaaaaaaaaaagggctgatacataatttatgaaaGTGAATGCAAATGCGCATAGCATGTAATTGCCACGCATATGTGCCCTGCTAAGGtgagaagacgaagaagcaaacacagagaaatgggaagaaagaaaaaaacgcgtTTGACTCACCATGAATGTCTCCAAAAGAGCACATAAACAACACAGCATACATTATGCATAGCAAGCTGACTTTTTCATGCCCTGCAATTTGGGTATGCCTGAATGTCAACGTTTTAAAGAGTTGGTAAaattttgttgaaaaaaagaagaatttttttttttttttttttttcccgttgcGAACATGTGGAATGTATTCAACTTCAATAATTTTGACGACAAGCtgaagaacaacaaaaatgagaaggaggTTTACACGCACGAGGACTTGAGGTAGGCCAGTGGTGCGCACACAGTGTGGCCACGTTGAGGCAGCGTTGGGGTAGTGTGTCCGCATGGTGTCANNNNNNNNNNNNNNNNNNNNNNNNNNNNNNNNNNNNNNNNNNNNNNNNNNNNNNNNNNNNNNNNNNNNNNNNNNNNNNNNCTCATCGTGTCAGCACCGCGTCCTCACCATGTCTGCACCACGTCCTCACCATGTCAGCACCGCGTCCTCACCATGTCCCcaccgcttcttcttcctccccccctgtagGTACTACTTTGAAAAGCTGGTGAAGATAAACCTGAACAACGTTAACATAAACAACTTCATCGAGCTGCTGCGGAAAATCACGCAGATAACAATTTGGGGCGACAAATATGATGACCAGATTTTTCAGTAAGGAGAAGCGGGAAAAAgagagaggggggggagaccGTGGAAGGAGGAGGGGTCCCCGATGAGGGAAGAACGGCTCCTCCTCCCGCGAGTTGTCCATGTGGAGAGGCCCCCCTGTGGAGAGGCTCCCCTGTGTGGCTGCCCCTGTGTAGCTGCCCCCCTGTGTGACTGCCCCCGGTGTAGCTACTCACCCGCGCGCgtgccccttccccctcgAAGGTACTTCTGCGAAGACAACATATTCAACCACTTCATACACCTACTGAGGCAAAACATTAACAAAAACATAAGGATTCAAATTTACCAGTCCCTCACCCTATTGATACAAAACCTGCAAAAGGATATTTCTCTGTGTAAGGATTTTCCCCCCGAGGGTGCTATCAATtgggagaaaaacaaaaaggagcgaaaaaaaaaaaaaaaaaaaaaaactttggCAACGACTTCTAAACTGTGATGacacttcctccccttcttaGACTACATCTTCAGtaacaacaaaattaacaaccTAATTTATACGACGTTCATTTACCAAGACGATGAGATTATGCCCTATTACATCTCCATGATAAAgtctatttcttttttcctgaaCTACCACACGTCCAAGTTCTTCTTTAACGAGGTAAGCACAGGTAAAGCGGCTGCCTGGAGCGTGTAGCGTGTAGCGCGACGAATGCCGCCTTCTTATTACCTGTGTGCATACGTCGACGCGTTGGCACTCCCATGTCCTCCCCCTTTCCAACCGTAACATCCCCCCCATCatcgcttctttttttttcccttccacgAAGAAGAGTATGAAATTCCCCCTGTACACCGAGTCGCTGAGGCTGTACAAGTTTAACGACATCATCACACGAACCTacgttaaaaatattatactaaatattttgaagagTAAGTCTACCTGGAGTGAGAGTCGCGTGGCGGTCTTTGTTTCGTATCATGGCTTAGCACATCCGAGGGAGTTGTCAGTCAGCTCCCCGCGAGTATTACACACATGACTCATATTCGATTCACCCTCCCTCCGTGCAGTCGAAGACGAGGGGATTGAAAACCTTATCCTACTACGGTCCGCTTTCTTCACCATCCTTGTTTGCTATCTCCGCAATCATATCATAaagatgaataaaatttatacaaaaataaaagagtcggaaaaattgaaaaaattgtttaataCGTACTTGGACGAAGTGGATGACGTTCTGTACTTTTTTGAGGACATGTTGAATTGTgagaagaaaaggataaatgACATGCTGATGATTAAGCtgttgatttattttttttttcctatcatTGGTTCCTTTCACAGCTCTATCTACTTCGACTGTGTGAGTGCTTATGGTGAGGGGGGCATCTGCGAGGACGACACGGGGGGGGCAAACGGTATCGGTAACGCTAACGGGAATGGCAACGGTGATGGAAGAGGGAGCGACAGCGGAAACGAGAGCGGAAACGGCAAAGGGGGAGACTACCAACGGGGAGACTTCCAACGGGGTGACTACCAACAGGGTGACCATCAAGGGAGAGACAAACGAGAGGAGGAGTTCTTCCGCAAGGAAGGCCAAGTGGCCAACTCTAGTGACCCCGTGAACTACAGCAGCATCGATTATGTGTACTTCTCCAGTCAGAAGAGCCGCGAGGAGAAGGCTGCTTTAGCTTCAGCTAAGAGGGAGGACACTGGGGGGGACGTTCCCGGAGATAGTGAAGTGAATGGGGTCGTCCCCCTCGGTGACCACTCCGGAGAAAACAGACCCTGCGACGCGGAGGAGGCGGGGCAGGGAGAGAAGCTGAACGAAAGAGACCTCCCCCAGGAAGTGATAGAAAGCATAAAGGGTAGTAACCGTGTGCCATTTATAAAGCTATTCgataacaatttaaaaaacgtgAAGAATTTCGACTTTTGCAAAAGTCTGTCATCCTCGAATGCGTCCTCCGTGAACTCGAACGTGAGTAACGTCGAGATGGAGAAGAAGGCTGCGAGAGCGGAGCCGCAGGCAGAAGTGCCAATCCAGGCTGAGGTGTCAATCCAGGTAGAAGTTCCAACCCAGGCTGAGGTGTCAATCCAGGTAGAAGTTCCAACCCAGGCTGAGGTGTCAATCCAGGTAGAAGTTCCAACCCAGGCTGAAGTGCCAACCCGGGAGGGAGAGCCAACCCAGGAGGGACAGCCAACCCAGGAGGAACCAACCACCGGCACGAAGAAAAGCGGCAAGAGGGGAGACAACACATACGAGTTCCTATACTtcaggggaaggagaagctcCAATAAGGAAAAGGCGGCAGGAGATAAGCCGCCCGAGGGGGGGACGGAAGGGAAGGATGTACACAGTGAGGGACATCCACAGggagaaatgcaaaaggatAGCGAGAAAAGGGACGGGCAGTTCATCAAGGAAAATGAGCTGAAAGATAGTTACTTCAGAAAacgaaagaagaagaaaattttcatccaAATGACTTCGACGAATGGGGTTCTTCACAAGAAAAGGCGCGGCAAGGCCTCGAATGGGGATGGGAGTGGCGGCGGGAATAGCGGTGGGAGTAGCGGCTGGAATGGCTGGCCGGGAGGAGAGGACGAACTGGGCGAGGCGCAGCAGTTGATGCAGGGCGGTGCCTTCTGGGAACAAGTCCAGAAGTACAACCTGACCCATCTGTGCCATGTGGAGATCCCCACGctacagaaaaaaatcaccttCGACGATAACGTTAGCAGCGACTTGTACAACTACCTATTCAATTTCAACTCCTTCACAACGAGAGTCCTCAAGCACTATGAAAACAAAGCGAGCGTAACAAACGTTTATTACAATATCTTCAAATTAGGTCTCCACCTACACCCCCTATGTTAcgttaattcttttaaaaatttttcaatcCTGT
The window above is part of the Plasmodium cynomolgi strain B DNA, chromosome 11, whole genome shotgun sequence genome. Proteins encoded here:
- a CDS encoding hypothetical protein (putative), with the translated sequence MWNVFNFNNFDDKLKNNKNEKEVYTHEDLRYYFEKLVKINLNNVNINNFIELLRKITQITIWGDKYDDQIFQYFCEDNIFNHFIHLLRQNINKNIRIQIYQSLTLLIQNLQKDISLYYIFSNNKINNLIYTTFIYQDDEIMPYYISMIKSISFFLNYHTSKFFFNEKSMKFPLYTESLRLYKFNDIITRTYVKNIILNILKIEDEGIENLILLRSAFFTILVCYLRNHIIKMNKIYTKIKESEKLKKLFNTYLDEVDDVLYFFEDMLNCEKKRINDMLMIKLLIYFFFPIIGSFHSSIYFDCVSAYGEGGICEDDTGGANGIGNANGNGNGDGRGSDSGNESGNGKGGDYQRGDFQRGDYQQGDHQGRDKREEEFFRKEGQVANSSDPVNYSSIDYVYFSSQKSREEKAALASAKREDTGGDVPGDSEVNGVVPLGDHSGENRPCDAEEAGQGEKLNERDLPQEVIESIKGSNRVPFIKLFDNNLKNVKNFDFCKSLSSSNASSVNSNVSNVEMEKKAARAEPQAEVPIQAEVSIQVEVPTQAEVSIQVEVPTQAEVSIQVEVPTQAEVPTREGEPTQEGQPTQEEPTTGTKKSGKRGDNTYEFLYFRGRRSSNKEKAAGDKPPEGGTEGKDVHSEGHPQGEMQKDSEKRDGQFIKENELKDSYFRKRKKKKIFIQMTSTNGVLHKKRRGKASNGDGSGGGNSGGSSGWNGWPGGEDELGEAQQLMQGGAFWEQVQKYNLTHLCHVEIPTLQKKITFDDNVSSDLYNYLFNFNSFTTRVLKHYENKASVTNVYYNIFKLGLHLHPLCYVNSFKNFSILYNYLINTTLSLFMLIRSLSILKNEKLNKIIYSIIFGEYINVQFLHKILSNDLKDPYFYNHFFDPQKKVNMNESPTDDVEFENVYCSSIDYLLPEYNKEEEMVYLDLVNGYYRRGGTASKEVEATSQGGEAASNEVEATSQGATAEAMMKYDELSNPILLNFLLLTNVQKEKNIKKCEKDNMKNKISDVYLLLSIQFVSNFMKSYDGKMSDIAIPFFKISHCNFVYVFWNVINVHINNLYLRIITLKLLVNLTLVYIEMIEDERVCVDFASPLLGLIRKIKKKLANKIKSIIGKMEYKVCQIFWEESKIYENCFQEKINICRDSVLINIVNGVDESGDNNFLCYPVSQIEIYRRNVHALFVLDGVSTKLQKLLSFAKSEQEHTIPFDFNYNDMSALIDIKNKNTIKCYLKNNNKIFNCYYIEDNTNFLLCIPSNSHVNQALIIFSYPLMLIDLYIDKNDNKKLIIHIYSYNNEEHNHVENNNVEQNNVEDSAGTNFNNSEKIFHNSNLDSNYMNTVRCYSSNNEDGLLEETPKVHKNDYILNKYSSAYKKNRTITNVKKEWCHKELNFMKNILKLNFYDTTRSLIVYKELKSGIQHINDKYKKKLEEYLNTF
- a CDS encoding hypothetical protein (putative); its protein translation is MKGMVFYITAMCILLCKCAVGGDGRVVNRSPRATVMYVKVVSTCRLRKSAHKSAQNNTQSNTQNNTQKSTQKNELKNEDYRSALCYNVHLPSSLNISSVNLDDGVLEIGNLPLSSYNIVSVDYGYSFMGLCVRCKNKYIYEKITARHKHLIYNKEFDVPLKENVILFYAQYFNGYIYNFFSFFHYLFECIYNSNVIVLIGCNGPHMNMLASDMGRHLCYFMNEVNGERKPPLGNSTRRIPFEVKNELITFKNSNIYKKQQNHFVEKHCIMSNKENPNMENKTDTYLNFSLKNMVTKVKDQNNTLFSKFYNKNCAGRKDALSACYLLDYFCNYYESSGSFFLLPSRNVNYVYHVKK